A single region of the Mercenaria mercenaria strain notata chromosome 6, MADL_Memer_1, whole genome shotgun sequence genome encodes:
- the LOC123548543 gene encoding transmembrane protein 180-like, protein MATRESLENRIVAVSALSVGFGLITSAFSFYYVKVFLNFYHIEESWFQFSQTLFLIWNAINDPLFAYFQDSTNFRCSRTRRESVLYAAPFFALSFLVPWFPWGDPESVQPWVTGIHLITALCFWDTMFTYVGLAYSCLFTEMTKDISERYKMVRCTQIGSLLGSSSVFILQYMSSQLEDFQAFQATSIGVAVISCIFMMYCGKHAHTERELQHDSDMQCGKPRVTKFQEYSYFTLSKQILFNRDFLAFVIMNFFHEFYRAFRSNFFAIFADQLIAKGAIPAFVRSVFYGASTTCAKLTVIFGAGVASQLGYYKVIRYSQIIIMFSGLLYFLTGPINHWCLMMFMLLDSCLVDCVSSMFNLAVSDVADNDVIRYNRRHPATSMVYGINALVVKPAISLSPMLVVSILNSYGYDRLKDGKLDATEIGGLNSVMFNLLCLFPCVIGCVQFCSWSFYTIREKKSFDMTLYVGVADDPV, encoded by the exons ATGGCAACACGAGAATCTCTCGAAAACAGAATTGTTGCAGTCTCTGCTTTGTCAGTAGGCTTTGGCCTCATCACTTCAGCGTTTAGTTTCTACTACGTAAAAGTGTTCCTGAACTTCTATCATATAGAGGAAAGCTGGTTTCAGTTTTCTCAAACACTGTTCCTTATATGGAACGCAATCAACGACCCTCTGTTTGCTTATTTTCAAGACAGTACCAATTTTCGTTGCTCAAGAACTCGACGTGAAAGTGTTCTGTATGCAGCTCCATTTTTTGCTTTATCATTTCTAGTGCCATGGTTTCCATGGGGAGACCCGGAAAGTGTACAACCATGGGTTACAGGAATTCATCTTATTACAGCTTTATGTTTCTGGGACACTATGTTTACATATGTTGGATTGGCATATTCTTGTCtttttactgaaatgacaaaGGATATTTCAGAAAGATACAAGATGGTGAGATGCACACAAATAGGTAGTTTACTAGGATCGTCAAGTGTATTCATTCTACAATATATGTCAAGTCAGTTAGAAGACTTCCAGGCATTTCAAGCAACGAGTATTGGAGTTGCTGTCATCAGCTGTATATTCATGATGTATTGTGGGAAACATGCACATACGGAAAGAGAACTACAACATGACAGTGACATGCAATGTGGGAAACCAAGAGTTACTAAATTTCAAGAATACTCCTACTTTACACTTTCTAAACAGATTCTTTTCAACAGAgattttcttgcttttgtgataATGAACTTCTTCCATGAATTTTATCGTGCATTTAGATCAAACTTTTTCGCCATATTTGCTGATCAGTTGATTGCAAAAGGAGCCATTCCAGCTTTTGTGAGAAGCGTATTTTATGGGGCCAGTACTACATGTGCAAAG ttaACTGTGATATTTGGAGCTGGTGTGGCAAGTCAGTTGGGTTACTATAAGGTGATACGTTACAGTCAGATCATCATTATGTTCTCCGGATTGTTGTATTTCTTGACAGGGCCTATCAACCACTGGTGTTTGATGATGTTTATGCTGTTAGAtag TTGCCTTGTTGATTGTGTCTCTTCGATGTTCAATCTTGCTGTATCAGATGTTGCGGACAATGATGTCATTCGTTACAATAGAAG acatCCAGCGACGTCAATGGTTTACGGTATAAATGCTCTAGTTGTGAAACCAGCTATATCGTTGTCTCCAATGTTAGTTGTCAGTATTCTAAACTCTTACGGGTATGATCGTCTCAAAGATGGAAAACTGGACGCTACCGAGATCGGAGGATTAAACAGCGTTATGTTTAATTTGTTATGTCTATTTCCGTGTGTAATCGGATGTGTTCAGTTCTGTTCCTGGTCATTCTACACAATCAGGGAAAAGAAAAGTTTTGATATGACTTTATATGTTGGAGTTGCGGATGATCCGGTGTAG
- the LOC123548544 gene encoding transmembrane protein 180-like, whose product MAMKASLHTRIVAVAALSMGFSLISSAFSFYYVKVFLNYYQIKESWFQFSQTLFLVWNAINDPLFAYCQDSTNFRCSRTRRESVLYAAPLFALSFIVPWFPWGNPDTLQPWVTGIHLITALCFWDTMYTYVGLAGCCLFTEMTDDNTERLKMVKYNQIGYLLGSSSIFVLQYMSDQLENFQVFQVTSICVAVVSCLLMMYCGKHAHTERELQYENDVQCGKPKIIKSQEYSYFTLTKQILFNRDFLAFVTVNFFQEFHRTFVSNFFAVIADQLIVKGAIPPIVRSLFYGASSTGPKLVVIFGTGIVGRFGYYKVIRYSQIFMIAYGLIYYMTGPINHWCVMFFMLIDSCLADSVFSLFNLPLSDIADNDLARYTRRHPVTSMVYGMNALVVKPAISLSPMLVVSILNSYGYDRLKDGKLGATNVSSLNTAMFNLLCLFPFIIGCVQFCSWSFYTIREKKTIDITLLVGTGEDSL is encoded by the exons ATGGCAATGAAAGCGTCTCTCCATACTCGGATTGTTGCAGTAGCGGCGTTGTCTATGGGATTCAGTCTCATTAGCTCAGCGTTCAGTTTCTACTATGTAAAAGTATTTCTGAACTACTATCAAATAAAGGAAAGCTGGTTTCAATTTTCACAAACGTTGTTCCTTGTATGGAACGCCATTAACGACCCACTATTTGCATATTGTCAAGACAGTACAAATTTTCGTTGCTCCAGAACTCGACGTGAAAGTGTTCTGTATGCCGCTCCACTTTTTGCATTGTCTTTTATAGTGCCGTGGTTTCCATGGGGGAACCCAGATACCTTGCAGCCGTGGGTAACAGGAATTCATCTTATAACAGCATTGTGTTTTTGGGACACCATGTATACGTATGTTGGCTTAGCAGGATGTTGCTTGTTTACGGAAATGACAGACGACAATACAGAGCGACTCAAAATggtaaaatataatcaaatagGTTATCTACTGGGATCTTCTAGCATATTTGTGTTGCAATACATGTCAGATCAGCTGGAAAACTTTCAGGTATTTCAAGTAACATCTATCTGTGTTGCTGTTGTAAGCTGTTTGTTAATGATGTATTGTGGGAAACATGCACACACCGAGAGAGAACTTCAGTACGAGAACGACGTGCAATGTGGAAAaccaaaaattataaaatcacaGGAATACTCATATTTTACTCTTACAAAGCAGATTCTGTTCAATAGAgattttcttgcttttgtgacagTAAACTTCTTCCAGGAATTTCATcgtacatttgtttcaaacttctTTGCTGTAATAGCAGACCAGCTGATTGTGAAAGGTGCCATTCCACCAATTGTCCGGAGTTTGTTTTATGGGGCCAGTTCTACAGGGCCAAAG TTGGTAGTGATATTTGGTACTGGTATAGTTGGCAGATTTGGATATTACAAGGTGATACGTTACAGCCAAATCTTCATGATTGCATATGGATTGATATACTATATGACTGGACCAATCAACCACTGGTGTGTGATGTTCTTTATGCTGATAGACAG TTGTTTGGCAGACAGTGTATTCTCATTGTTCAATCTTCCACTTTCTGATATAGCTGATAACGATCTAGCTCGATACACAAGGAG acatCCGGTGACGTCAATGGTTTATGGTATGAATGCTCTAGTTGTGAAACCAGCTATTTCGTTATCTCCAATGTTAGTTGTCAGCATTCTAAACTCTTATGGATATGATCGTCTCAAAGATGGAAAACTGGGCGCTACTAACGTCAGCAGCTTAAACACTGCTATGTTCAATTTGTTATGTCTATTTCCTTTTATAATCGGATGTGTTCAGTTCTGTTCGTGGTCGTTCTACACGATTAGGGAGAAAAAGACTATAGATATTACATTGCTTGTTGGGACTGGTGAAGATTCCTTGTAG